In Desulfovibrio sp. UCD-KL4C, a single genomic region encodes these proteins:
- a CDS encoding PAS domain S-box protein, producing MKRRSNPEGAEIVRNKLIGLGENSMRKSYYPELRDRIYELERFRALVEHANDAFFVLDVSSWCFADVNATALKKTNYSREELIASSPDSIFPKETCELMRAVSSESSSSTFHRNEDISLTELLGKNDVRVPIEITVRVHLVGGTPYLVMVARDVTRKLADQRELQKTRNYLGNVIDSMQSILVGINEESKVVLWNASAVMGTGVAEKEALGCYVFDVMPEIRKFKQLISRTIRNEETGKTEVFCVEQSGGTVFFEIVVFPFKGEGEAGAVIRIDNITDRTRMEEVMVQTEKMMTVGGLAAGMAHEINNPLGGILQGSQNVLRRLSSDLEINQKVALECGTTFDTIYAYCTKRGIISKIESIQQLGERSAKIVANMLQFSRQTGGKQDCTSLTDIVNTAIELSSSGYDLYQTKGNKGVQIIREFDDSVPDIYCAPSEIEQVLINLVKNSAQAITSAIKEGDNKVGKIYVRIRRVGNYVRLEIEDNGPGMDAETKKKALEPFFTTKAIGEGTGLGLFVSYFIITQKHKGSFVIETSPMLGTKIIIKFPVASQCFGLE from the coding sequence ATGAAGCGGCGTTCTAATCCAGAGGGGGCTGAAATAGTTCGTAACAAGCTTATCGGGCTTGGCGAGAACTCAATGCGTAAAAGTTATTATCCGGAGCTGCGTGACCGGATCTATGAACTTGAGCGATTTAGAGCTTTGGTTGAGCATGCTAACGATGCTTTCTTTGTTTTGGATGTTTCTTCATGGTGTTTTGCAGATGTAAATGCAACAGCTTTGAAAAAGACCAATTATTCCCGTGAAGAACTGATAGCGAGTTCTCCAGATTCTATATTTCCAAAAGAGACATGCGAACTTATGCGAGCCGTCAGTTCTGAAAGTTCATCATCAACTTTTCATCGAAATGAAGATATTTCTCTAACTGAACTTTTAGGTAAAAACGATGTCCGTGTTCCTATTGAGATAACAGTGCGAGTACATTTGGTTGGTGGTACTCCCTATCTTGTAATGGTTGCTCGTGATGTAACGCGTAAGCTTGCAGATCAGAGGGAGTTGCAGAAAACTCGTAATTATCTTGGGAATGTGATTGATTCTATGCAGTCTATTCTTGTTGGAATTAACGAAGAATCAAAGGTTGTTCTATGGAATGCCTCTGCGGTAATGGGGACAGGAGTTGCGGAGAAAGAGGCTTTAGGATGCTATGTTTTTGATGTGATGCCTGAAATTAGGAAATTTAAACAGCTTATATCGCGTACAATTCGAAATGAGGAAACTGGTAAAACAGAAGTTTTTTGTGTTGAACAGTCTGGGGGGACAGTCTTTTTTGAGATAGTAGTTTTTCCATTTAAAGGTGAAGGGGAGGCTGGAGCTGTTATCCGTATTGATAATATTACAGATAGAACCAGAATGGAAGAAGTTATGGTTCAAACTGAGAAGATGATGACTGTTGGCGGGCTGGCAGCCGGTATGGCTCATGAAATTAATAACCCGCTGGGAGGAATTCTACAGGGGAGTCAGAATGTGTTACGCAGGCTCTCATCAGATTTAGAAATAAATCAGAAGGTTGCGCTTGAATGCGGCACAACTTTTGATACTATTTATGCATATTGTACTAAGCGTGGAATTATCTCTAAAATTGAATCTATTCAGCAGCTAGGAGAGCGTTCAGCTAAAATAGTTGCTAATATGCTTCAGTTCAGCAGACAGACCGGTGGTAAACAGGACTGCACCAGTCTTACAGATATCGTTAATACAGCGATTGAGCTTTCATCCAGCGGTTATGATTTATATCAAACAAAAGGGAACAAGGGAGTGCAGATAATCCGTGAATTTGATGACTCTGTTCCTGATATCTACTGTGCACCGTCCGAGATTGAGCAAGTTTTAATTAATCTGGTTAAAAATTCAGCGCAGGCAATAACTTCTGCAATAAAAGAAGGCGATAATAAAGTAGGTAAAATTTATGTAAGAATCAGAAGAGTAGGAAATTATGTAAGACTTGAGATTGAAGATAATGGTCCTGGTATGGATGCTGAGACAAAAAAGAAAGCTCTGGAGCCATTTTTTACAACAAAAGCAATCGGAGAAGGTACGGGGCTTGGTCTTTTTGTTTCTTACTTTATTATTACCCAAAAACATAAAGGCAGCTTTGTTATCGAAACCAGCCCGATGCTAGGAACAAAAATTATAATTAAATTTCCTGTTGCCAGTCAGTGCTTCGGGCTGGAATAA
- a CDS encoding YeiH family protein, translating to MTIKTIQLNDDAFKLASGILFVSLFASAALQVSNWSMFATLRVSPLIIGIMMGIGYGNTLRHHLPQQWVPGIIFSSSNLLRLAVIMYGFRLTIQDIASVGMTGILTDVIIVSITFVGGTIIGIKVLGLPRRLAILTAVGSSICGAAAILGTEPVVRAKPYESSIAVGTVVIFGTISMFLYPLLFKSGFLNLSQQTYGLWVGSTMHEVAHAVAAGNAVSPEAGNIAVIVKMLRVILIAPLLVGVGLWITKFPDPKETETEDNNCHKKTFPWFAILFIVCVGINSLKIIPSNIVSIINSLDIFFLTMAMCALGMETSIEKAKVVGPKPFILAGILAIWLMTGGYWIAKVMTAINL from the coding sequence ATGACTATAAAAACTATTCAATTAAATGATGATGCATTTAAACTTGCCAGCGGGATTCTTTTTGTTTCACTCTTTGCCTCTGCCGCATTACAAGTCTCAAACTGGAGCATGTTTGCAACACTTAGGGTAAGTCCTCTCATAATCGGGATTATGATGGGGATAGGATATGGAAATACCCTACGGCATCATCTACCACAACAATGGGTACCAGGAATTATATTTTCTTCCAGCAACTTGCTACGCCTAGCCGTCATTATGTACGGCTTCAGGCTGACAATTCAAGATATTGCGTCAGTAGGTATGACCGGCATTCTGACAGACGTGATCATAGTCAGCATAACTTTTGTGGGTGGAACAATAATCGGTATAAAAGTATTAGGTTTACCAAGAAGACTAGCTATATTAACCGCAGTAGGTAGTTCTATATGCGGTGCAGCTGCAATACTTGGAACCGAACCAGTAGTTCGCGCAAAACCATATGAAAGCAGTATTGCTGTAGGCACAGTAGTTATATTCGGCACCATCTCAATGTTTTTATATCCCCTATTATTCAAAAGTGGTTTTTTGAATCTATCACAGCAAACTTATGGTTTATGGGTTGGCTCTACTATGCATGAAGTAGCACATGCAGTTGCAGCGGGGAATGCAGTTTCACCAGAAGCTGGTAACATTGCTGTTATCGTTAAAATGCTGCGTGTAATACTTATAGCCCCACTTTTAGTTGGCGTAGGCCTTTGGATAACCAAATTCCCAGATCCCAAAGAAACTGAAACTGAAGACAATAATTGCCATAAAAAAACTTTTCCTTGGTTTGCTATATTATTCATAGTCTGCGTAGGCATCAATTCATTAAAAATAATCCCAAGTAACATTGTCAGTATCATAAATTCACTGGATATTTTCTTCCTGACTATGGCCATGTGCGCTCTAGGCATGGAAACCAGTATAGAAAAAGCAAAAGTTGTTGGCCCAAAACCATTTATTCTAGCTGGAATTCTCGCCATATGGCTTATGACTGGAGGATATTGGATAGCGAAGGTTATGACTGCTATCAATCTTTAA
- the ercA gene encoding alcohol dehydrogenase-like regulatory protein ErcA — MKEVLEMRKFVAPELVYGAGSALLAGQYAENFGARRVLIVSDPGVLECSWTTAVKNSLNKSDIETFIFSEVSENPQDVEVMKGAEFYKENNCDCIVAVGGGSSMDCAKGIGIVTTNNAHILSFEGVDMVHSPGPPLICIPTTAGSSADVSQFAIITDTVRHVKISIVSKAMVPDAALVDPTLTTTMDLQLTAATGLDALTHAVEAYVSNANSALTDLFALDAIKLVSENLVPVIKDPKNIELRGAVMLGSMEAGLAFSNAILGAVHAMAHSLGGHLDLPHGECNAILLPHVIKVNFPFAVERYTNIAKAMSVDVEGKTSEQICDALVEKIVKLRKSAGITRSLKDFDLRKEDIPKLASLALKDACMITNPVALLKEDIEKIYEAAF, encoded by the coding sequence ATGAAAGAAGTTCTGGAAATGCGTAAATTTGTGGCTCCCGAACTGGTTTATGGTGCAGGCTCTGCATTACTTGCCGGACAATATGCTGAAAATTTTGGCGCCAGAAGAGTTTTAATCGTTAGTGACCCAGGTGTGTTGGAGTGTAGTTGGACTACTGCAGTAAAAAATAGTCTAAACAAATCTGATATTGAAACCTTTATTTTCAGTGAAGTTTCTGAAAATCCGCAAGATGTTGAAGTTATGAAGGGGGCAGAGTTCTACAAAGAAAACAATTGCGATTGCATTGTTGCCGTTGGAGGAGGAAGCTCAATGGATTGCGCCAAAGGTATCGGTATAGTAACAACTAATAATGCTCATATCCTTTCGTTTGAAGGGGTTGATATGGTTCATTCACCCGGTCCTCCATTAATCTGTATTCCTACAACCGCAGGCAGTTCTGCCGATGTTTCTCAGTTTGCTATAATAACCGATACCGTCCGCCACGTGAAGATCAGTATTGTCAGCAAAGCGATGGTTCCGGATGCCGCTCTTGTTGATCCGACACTCACTACTACAATGGATTTGCAGCTAACCGCTGCAACTGGTTTGGATGCTTTGACTCATGCTGTTGAGGCATATGTATCAAATGCAAATTCTGCGCTGACTGACCTTTTTGCTCTTGATGCAATAAAATTAGTTAGTGAAAATCTTGTACCTGTTATTAAGGATCCTAAAAATATTGAACTGCGCGGTGCTGTTATGCTTGGGAGTATGGAAGCCGGTCTTGCTTTTTCAAATGCTATACTCGGAGCTGTGCATGCCATGGCTCATAGCCTTGGCGGTCATTTAGATCTTCCTCATGGTGAATGTAATGCAATACTCTTACCTCATGTGATCAAGGTTAATTTCCCTTTTGCTGTAGAGAGATACACTAACATTGCAAAAGCCATGTCTGTTGATGTTGAAGGCAAAACTTCCGAACAGATATGTGATGCTCTTGTAGAAAAAATAGTTAAACTTAGAAAGAGTGCTGGGATAACACGTAGCCTTAAGGATTTTGATTTACGAAAAGAAGATATACCGAAACTGGCTAGTTTAGCATTAAAAGATGCGTGCATGATCACTAATCCTGTTGCATTACTAAAAGAAGATATCGAGAAGATTTATGAAGCGGCGTTCTAA
- a CDS encoding LysR substrate-binding domain-containing protein produces MTLRYIEIFLALARTPNMREVASRLYISQAGVSSAIREFESELGVSLFDRVGRGVRLNEKGRLLSSNLSPLYRQLNDSLAIVVSDVMVGDLRLGASTTLADYVLPQILYDFKKKHSLVSISFDSASTKEIVQRVEDGTLDMGFVEGDVHSLKTKVMPLSDERLVIVTSDRDFAEAGPYPIASLTDGNWLIRQEGSGTRNTFLASLMCMGLSPKIFLEFSNNDAIKSVLYNKGTLACLSPLVVASELRRKEFFIVPVYDVEFSRTFKLVTHRECSITPLLQSFSDAVQATFNLVKLNF; encoded by the coding sequence ATGACTCTAAGATATATTGAAATATTTTTGGCATTGGCACGCACTCCAAACATGCGGGAAGTCGCTTCGCGGTTGTATATTTCGCAAGCGGGTGTTTCTAGTGCTATCCGTGAATTTGAATCTGAACTTGGTGTTTCTCTCTTTGATCGTGTGGGGAGAGGAGTCAGGCTCAATGAAAAAGGGCGGTTACTGTCCAGTAATTTGTCCCCCTTGTATAGGCAATTAAATGATAGTCTCGCCATAGTTGTCTCGGATGTTATGGTAGGCGATTTACGTTTAGGAGCTTCCACTACATTGGCAGACTATGTTCTTCCTCAAATTTTGTACGATTTCAAAAAAAAACATAGCCTTGTGAGTATTTCTTTTGATTCTGCAAGTACTAAAGAGATTGTGCAGCGCGTTGAAGATGGAACTCTGGATATGGGATTTGTGGAGGGAGATGTGCATAGTCTTAAAACAAAGGTTATGCCTCTGAGTGATGAACGTCTCGTGATTGTAACTTCTGATCGAGATTTTGCCGAAGCTGGTCCATATCCAATCGCAAGTCTAACTGATGGTAACTGGCTTATTCGTCAGGAAGGATCTGGAACTCGGAACACTTTTTTGGCTAGCTTAATGTGTATGGGGCTTTCGCCTAAAATTTTTCTTGAATTCAGTAATAATGATGCTATAAAATCTGTGCTGTATAATAAAGGAACTTTAGCGTGTCTTTCACCTTTGGTGGTTGCTTCCGAACTTAGGCGTAAAGAATTTTTTATCGTACCAGTGTATGATGTGGAGTTTTCAAGAACATTTAAGTTGGTTACTCATCGTGAGTGTTCTATTACTCCCTTACTTCAAAGTTTTAGTGATGCAGTTCAGGCTACTTTCAATTTGGTCAAGTTAAATTTCTGA
- a CDS encoding DUF4301 family protein: MSTEKDFREVESKLQNIIGDSVSAKVLADQFMRLKKGFEPTKLHRSCTIADGISVIPQEDRNGLLSIFNDALDIGRITKFVPASGAATRMFKFLLDFLKTGHKNFDGDIESDDSSLNMARTFMESLPKFAFYSELKKAMKLGSEDLDECFAQKDFRTIVEYLLTEKGLNYSQFPKGLIPFHVHADGSRTPFEEHIIEAIEYAKDEEGKVRLHFTIAPDKDESVKKQVATFLKKFPELDFDVSYSEQSRKTDTIAVDLNNEIFRTDDNKVLFRPAGHGALLVNLNELNGDIVFLKNIDNVVPDSLKTETIEYKKLLGGLLILLQSQVFDCIKMLKKQSLTEFELAVTSLFVVTRLHMTLPKTFFIMDLAAKADTLITMLNKPIRICGMVKNQGEPGGGPFWVVGSDGIISPQIVEKSQVDMDNPKQSDILNSSTHFNPVDIVCGLRDYRGKQFDLMNYTDPETGFISHKSEQGRALKALELPGLWNGAMADWLTVFVEVPLSTFSPVKSVNDLLKDEHQV; the protein is encoded by the coding sequence ATGTCAACTGAAAAAGATTTCCGCGAAGTGGAGAGCAAATTGCAGAATATTATTGGTGACAGTGTTTCGGCTAAGGTGCTGGCTGATCAGTTTATGCGCCTTAAAAAAGGATTTGAACCAACAAAACTGCATCGCTCCTGCACCATAGCAGATGGGATTTCAGTTATTCCTCAAGAAGATAGGAACGGTTTGCTTAGTATATTTAATGATGCTCTTGATATTGGACGCATAACAAAATTTGTTCCTGCATCCGGAGCAGCCACACGCATGTTTAAGTTCTTGTTGGATTTTCTTAAAACAGGTCATAAGAATTTTGATGGTGATATAGAGAGCGATGACTCTTCACTTAATATGGCTCGTACATTTATGGAGTCGCTCCCGAAATTTGCTTTTTATAGTGAACTTAAAAAAGCAATGAAACTTGGCAGTGAGGATTTAGATGAATGCTTTGCCCAAAAAGATTTTCGCACAATTGTAGAATATTTGCTTACCGAAAAAGGGCTTAACTATTCGCAGTTTCCAAAAGGGTTGATTCCGTTTCATGTTCATGCTGATGGCTCTCGCACTCCCTTTGAAGAGCATATTATTGAAGCCATTGAGTATGCAAAAGATGAAGAAGGGAAGGTCCGCCTGCATTTCACTATAGCTCCTGATAAAGATGAGTCTGTTAAAAAACAAGTAGCCACGTTTTTGAAGAAATTTCCGGAACTTGACTTTGATGTCTCTTATTCTGAGCAGAGTCGTAAGACAGATACCATTGCTGTTGATTTAAATAATGAAATTTTTAGGACTGATGATAATAAGGTTTTATTCAGGCCGGCTGGTCATGGCGCGTTGCTTGTAAATTTGAATGAATTAAATGGTGATATTGTTTTCTTAAAAAATATAGACAATGTAGTTCCAGACAGCCTTAAAACTGAGACTATTGAATACAAAAAGCTGCTTGGCGGGCTTTTAATTCTGCTTCAGAGTCAGGTCTTTGATTGTATTAAAATGCTCAAAAAACAATCTCTCACAGAATTTGAATTAGCCGTAACTTCTCTTTTTGTTGTAACGCGTTTGCATATGACCTTGCCGAAAACTTTTTTCATAATGGATCTGGCCGCGAAAGCTGATACGTTGATAACTATGTTGAATAAACCGATTCGTATTTGCGGTATGGTGAAAAATCAGGGCGAACCTGGTGGAGGTCCATTTTGGGTGGTTGGTTCAGACGGAATAATATCACCGCAAATTGTTGAAAAAAGTCAAGTTGATATGGATAACCCTAAGCAGTCTGATATCCTTAACTCTTCTACCCATTTTAACCCTGTAGACATCGTATGCGGTTTGCGTGATTACCGCGGAAAACAGTTTGATCTAATGAATTATACTGACCCTGAAACAGGATTTATTTCTCATAAATCAGAGCAGGGCCGTGCGCTTAAGGCGCTTGAATTGCCAGGTCTTTGGAATGGAGCAATGGCAGATTGGTTAACTGTTTTTGTTGAGGTTCCGCTTAGTACTTTTTCACCTGTAAAATCTGTTAACGACCTTTTAAAGGATGAGCATCAAGTTTAG